The following proteins come from a genomic window of Sorghum bicolor cultivar BTx623 chromosome 3, Sorghum_bicolor_NCBIv3, whole genome shotgun sequence:
- the LOC110433360 gene encoding uncharacterized protein LOC110433360: MEAPQEEVEAQETLIILLFVLRESHGGRDSNEGQAGNDAFVKNGWDGFNKKDRLRDHVGTRPNSFHNTSVKRCNNLMKPDRSIANAINKQRDVTKAEYLARLNTSIDAVRYLLHQGLAFRGHDESEKSKNKGNFRELVQLLAKQNEKAKKMAVVLRYVDKLGLIKERLIGVVHVSETSASCLKSNIDSLFAKYGLSITQVRGQGYDGASNMRVAKKNDDISDFFDMVSLLINVAGASCKRKDMIRESQQERVSKALCNGQLTSGTGLNQEQSLQRAGDTRWSSHYKTLLRISSLFLEVIQVLQYVEKEGPNDTSGTGLNQEQSPRAASWQAGDSCPTTVVQRATTSPTTVDVTNLV, from the exons ATGGAGGCACCTCAAGAAGAGGTGGAAGCGCAGGAAACACTAATCATATTGCTCTTCGTTCTTCGCGAGTCTCACGGTGGGAG AGATTCTAATGAGGGCCAAGCTGGGAATGATGCATTTGTGAAAAATGGTTGGGATGGCTTTAACAAAAAGGACAGGCTTCGAGATCATGTAGGCACCCGACCAAATAGCTTTCATAACACATCAGTTAAAAGGTGCAATAATTTGATGAAGCCTGATCGATCCATTGCTAATGCTATCAACAAGCAGAGAGATGTCACTAAAGCAGAGTATCTTGCTAGATTGAATACTTCTATTGATGCTGTGCGATACTTGTTGCATCAAGGTTTAGCTTTTCGTGGTCATGATGAGTCAGAAAAGTCCAAAAATAAGGGAAATTTTCGAGAATTGGTACAGCTTTTGGCAAAGCAAAATGAGAAAGCAAAAAAG ATGGCGGTGGTTTTGCGGTATGTGGACAAGCTTGGGTTGATAAAAGAGAGACTCATTGGTGTTGTTCATGTGAGTGAGACCTCAGCTTCATGTCTTAAATCTAATATTGATAGTCTTTTTGCTAAGTATGGATTGAGCATAACACAAGTTAGAGGCCAAGGTTATGATGGAGCAAGCAACATGAGAG TAGCTAAAAAGAATGATGATATTAGTGATTTCTTTGATATGGTGTCTCTATTGATTAATGTTGCTGGAGCCTCTTGCAAAAGGAAGGATATGATTAGAGAAAGTCAACAAGAGAGAGTTAGTAAAGCACTATGCAATGGGCAACTCACAAGTGGAACGGGATTAAATCAAGAACAATCACTTCAAAGAGCCGGTGATACTCGTTGGTCCTCTCATTATAAAACCCTTTTGAGGATAAGTAGTTTATTCCTTGAAGTCATTCAAGTGCTCCAATATGTTGAAAAAGAAGGTCCAAATGACACAAGTGGAACGGGATTAAATCAAGAACAATCACCACGGGCAGCCTCGTGGCAGGCCGGCGATTCCTGTCCCACCACTGTTGTGCAACGGGCAACGACATCACCCACCACTGTGGACGTTACAAATCTAGTTtga